The DNA window aaatggaaatatacctatattatgtatcatatattactatctaatttaataatcaaatgtgtcacatgtatcatatattactattaaatgtatcatatattaaaatattttttttcaaaattagtaaatttccttcctaaattctctcatccatttttctatttctctctaccatttttactctatatataatttatattttatattagtaatttgacaaatcaaaatatgtcatctgatatttttttattacaattaaaataaaaatttttcttccaaaattaacaaactttcgctctcactctcattcttcatctttatttttttctcttttctctcattttttatttttttctacttttctgttctacaaaaaacaaaattaacaaaataatctaattcaaacaaaaaatattattattattatatacagtTCTCCCTTCCTCcctcttcctttttctatttctcttagTCCTTCAACTACtctatcttttttatatatcattatcaatatcaatgactaattactaatttgacaatTAAAATGTGTAatatgacattctttaattgtattaaaattaaaattaaaatattaaaattgaaattcaaatatatctatattatgtatcatatattactatctaatttaataatcaaatgtgtcacatgacactcgcttattaaaattgaaaaaaaaaatatttttttcaaaattaataatctcccttcctaaattctctcatctacctctctcaatttttctatttctctctactatttttgTCATCCGatatatttttacaatttttagttttttatttagttttaaatttttaccgcTTATCTTTCTAATCTATATTttcatttctcttctttcaaatatttattacatataatttgaaaagaataataatgttataattaaaaattagaatcaagattcaattgttttaaaaaaattaattttgagttaattttataactattagTAGAATTTTTTTATGCTGCTATCTAATTATACTTTTATGTATATAATTgagagaaaaatattattttaaataataaatataaaaattaattatttttatttatgtaacaaatttaacacctaattaaatgtaaaagtatatacattaaattattttaaattttagataacaaatgttaaaattaattattaataaaaatattaaatttttcatataaaaataataactaaaaatcttattatttaattttttatttatagataaTTTGGTCTTTTtagcaaattttttttatcaatttacgacttttttttgtaaatataatttgattttataaatcttttatatcatgcataatttatactattaaaataaaataaacaataattttaaaaatgtatatttttgtaatattaggaataaaaatactaatacaCTATATTTATGTGCAATAGTTGTAATGACATGGATCGGTGTTAATGTATcatttgaaaaaagaaagaaattagaaCTTTATCATCTCGTGTGCCGTGCTGTTGTAGAATTGCATTAAACAGTTGTCTCAGGAAATCCTCTTTCTTGTGTGCATGCTGCATTTGGAAgattttgatctttaaaaaacATTGGTGGGTTACGACCCTTTGGTCTGTTTTTCACGCTTTAGATAAGTACCATGATTATATCTATTAATCTATTAATCTCCTCTAATTTATAGCCCAAAATGTGTAATTCGATCTGCTACCTATGCGTAACTAGAAcacattaattaataatttggtTCAAATATACTTTTATCTTGTTCTCTATCCTTTTCactaattttcttaaaaaatatatatactagatgaacaaattatttttataattaaattcaactaatttaatttatgcatttttttatttaattagtttttattatgctaaaaaattattaagctaacttgattgaatttaattattaaaataacttACTCACGtaatattattgaaataaaaaaataataatttgattcaaatatactttttatattGTTCTTTATCTGTTTCACAATAattatcttaaaataaaaaaatagatatatagtTTTAAGATAAACGACAATAAATAAACATGTTCTGATAAcaacaaataattatataattaaaNNNNNNNNNNNNNNNNTTGTTCCAAACGATTAggataaatattaatattattccTAACATATCTATCGTTTTATTTGTCTCCTGAATGTTTCAAATGAAACTGATGTTATTCCACCCGTAAAAATATTGTACGTAGGAAAGTGACCATATGATACTACTACTGTTGTAAATAACTTTaagaaatagttaaaaaataacaataacatttAGGGTCTTGCTAAGAGTATATTTTAAGATCAGAGAACTATTATTagaaatattttactaaaaattattgaaaagataaacttttttatatattttaatatattaaatacaataaaaatttaNNNNNNNNNNNNNNNNNNNNNNNNNNTATTATTATactctaaaaatatatattttctttagcACAAATTacctaaattctaaaatttaaaaaaaaataaagaaaaattaatttataaatgacTCATCAGTCTGCTTCACTCCACATCATTGTGATGTTTCTACATGTGTTTGAaaccatatttttttaatactgaattgcagaaaaaaatttgagtttgaCAAGATGTACATTATCCATTTGTGTTTTTGATGAGATTAAAAGAAAGGtaaaattaaatcatttttaaaatattcaggatacaaataggaaaaaaaataatgactattttaatatttattccaAACATTTggaataaaaatgatattttaccTTATAAATTGGATTACACTTGTTTTCttcttaaaattatataattattatggataaaaataaaataaaataattaaacattctAAATGCATGAAATAACTGTTTGTAGTAAAATCTCACTTGCGCTTATTTTAAAAATGGAGGAAGTAATAACTAATGGATTATTAACAAGTAACAACTACTCCggtatttcaaaaaaaattctagtACCATTATTCATCCATGTATTGCGATTGTCAGAATTAACTTATTAGCAATTACTAGTTAGTTATTGCGAGTTTCATGAGTGGCGTGTTGGTTTGGATCCTTTAGTCCAACCCTCCTCCATTCAGTTCGAAACTTGCATAAGGCCTTGTTTGGTTTTGAGAACCTTCAGATCAAATTATTAGCAATTACTAGTTAGTTATTGTTATTCTCTCGACTCAGTAAGGCTTTCATTAAttgcagtttttttttttttgtaatggaTTATTTCTATTCATTCTTGAATCCAACGAATGAGACGCGTCcatctatgtagggtgtcaaaaataaaaatgtaaattcCCGAGAGTTAATCCTAATgaattactttttaattttctttttgtgaaattattatttcaaataGGCCTTAAGAGTTTTaagaaatatattattttggtaaaaaattaaaaatacataagttaaTTGCAAATGAGAATGATTAGTAGCTAAATAATGTTGTTCAACCTGACCAATTAATTCACTCTACTTCCTGAGCATGTATGTATGGTTGCTTCTACACGTTTACTGTTTCATTTAAGCAATAGACTACATACATTTGAAATAAATCACAATCATTGACTACCCTGCCAACTTCCTATGTTCTAATTAATTATCACTATTCGAGACCAGTAGCAATCAATTAGTagtttccttttattttttttattgaaatttatttatttgtttgatattttaattgtaGGCGAAAGAAATGAACTCATTATAATAGTTAGTATTATCTCCGTAGAGAGGATAAGATGTAACGGATTCATAAAAAAGGCTAATCATTTTTCTGTTTCTGTTATGAAGTGAACTTTGATGGTTAGTTTTCAATGGTGGGAGTTACTCTCAATCCATAATAGAGTAAttgattgtttaatttattttcattacaTCTCTTTATTATCAAGAGAAGTGGGCTATTAAATGCTAATAGCCATTTTATACTTTGCCAGAATGAAAGTATAATCAAAGAGTGAAGAGGCTGCTGATTAatggttatttttttttggtcatgGCTTAATGGTTCGTCTATGCTTAATGCATTACCAGCTGAAACTTAATGGGCTCTTCAAAATGAAATAGTTGGAATTTAaccttcatttttattttgggcTACGTGTTTGAACCCATCGATAGTGCACAATTTGTAGCCAGCCCAAATCCTAATGGGCTCCAATGTAGGTCAACATAGACCCAAATTTGGGAAGCCATTACAAGTTTNNNNNNNNNNNNNNNNNNNNNNNNNNNNNNNNNNNNNNNNNNNNNNNNNNNNNNNNNNNNNNNNNNNNNNNNNNNNNNNNNNNNNNNNNNNNNNNNNNNNNNNNNNNNNNNNNNNNNNNNNNNNNNNNNTGATAAAGGAATAAGGAAAATAATTACTCATCATCCTTTATTAAAGATGCATGAAGTCCGAAATACGAAGACGATAAACAAAGGCAAAATacctaaaatgaaattgaaCCATATCACATTCACACACCAGCGGTTTATAAGTCGACCACTTACCAAGTTACCAGTAAATTCCAACTAAAGTATCAAACAAATTATAGCATTCCTATTAAGTACATTGTGTATTTATGTTTGGTATTCATTCTGAAATAACATTCATGTCTGCAATGTACCCTGCTCCACTTGtgaaatctaaaaaaatatggcCGTGCCAACTagaatttttcaaagaaaaaatgataCTGTTCCAATTTCCCAGGCATTCAAAAGGTCTAGCATTTGGGAATATGATACAAATGGAAGTTGACAGTAACAAAAACCAAAATTTGGTTGAACTTGGGTGAAGTAAGGAATATGAGTATCAAATGTAATAGAGAGTAAAAAATGTGGATTGTGCAGTTTTACAGTTAAGAGGAAGTATGCACAACACAGCGAAGAGTGAAGATCTCTGAGAAATCAGTTTCCTGATCCGGCAGCGGCAGGCCCTCCCTGTTTGGAGTACTTACTTCTGCTGCGTAAGTAGGTGTCCACTCCAGGTTGCGGAAGCATCTCATCCGGCAATGGAAGAATACTATGCACACATTTGCGGAAGCGAAAATCTTCCTCAGATCCATCCTCCCTGATGAGGACGAAGCACCTGCCCATCCACGTGGGGTGCATGCGCACTTGGAAGGACCGGACTCCCNNNNNNNNNNNNNNNNNNNNNNNNNNNNNNNNNNNNNNNNNNTCACCAATTCCAGCAACATTTCATGTTCATACTGCCACACAATTACATCAACACATCATTTTATGCCAATTCAATCAAGATTATAAATATGCATAGACATTAATAATCCATTTTCTTCTTAAGAAAAGAGGAATTGGGAATTGAACCTTGTTGACGTTGACATTAAGGGGCCAGAAATGAAGAAAGTTGTAGAAGTAATCGAACATGTCCACCGAAGAATCGAAGGTCCTGTAACCCAGTTTCACTGGACCGGTTGGTatatccttcttcttctttttctccttcttcttctcttcactttgttcatcaacttTGGCTTTCCCCTTTCTGTCATCTACCTTCTGCTTCTTCGAATCAGTAGCTTTGTCGTCGCCTGGCTGGACCTTATCATCTTCCTCGCGACCACGACTCTGTTTAGACTTGTCGTCCGCTTTGGCCTCTGCTTTGGGGCTGTCCACGTCCATTTCTTCAacggaggaggaggaggaggaggatgtgTTTTTCTCCGGGAGCTGTTCTTCCGGCGCGGTGGTTTCCTCCATGGTTGAGGGTTCTGGTtcttgaggtttaagctaaaccCTAACTAAATTTCTTGcagttttcttgttttctttatttcagACACGTTGAGAAAAAAGTCAAGGCTctaactcttcactcttcaAGTGATTTTCCTACAACTACAAGACTCTAGCTTTTTGGTCATTCATACAGACTCTATCAGCTTGTTGCGGATAATACGGCCCCGTTTGGCCCATTTCAAACTACCTAGGCCCAATGATAAACACCAGAATTTCTACCTTAACCAACAAGAATTTTTGCTCCATCTATTCATTTCATATTGTATCATCACATCAGCAATAATGTTAGGAAGAGAGAGGAGTTAACTGAAaga is part of the Arachis duranensis cultivar V14167 chromosome 1, aradu.V14167.gnm2.J7QH, whole genome shotgun sequence genome and encodes:
- the LOC107470717 gene encoding uncharacterized protein LOC107470717 — encoded protein: MEETTAPEEQLPEKNTSSSSSSSVEEMDVDSPKAEAKADDKSKQSRGREEDDKVQPGDDKATDSKKQKVDDRKGKAKVDEQSEEKKKEKKKKKDIPTGPVKLGYRTFDSSVDMFDYFYNFLHFWPLNVNVNKYEHEMLLELSGPSKCACTPRGWAGASSSSGRMDLRKIFASANVCIVFFHCRMRCFRNLEWTPTYAAEVSTPNREGLPLPDQETDFSEIFTLRCVVHTSS